From the Osmerus eperlanus chromosome 19, fOsmEpe2.1, whole genome shotgun sequence genome, one window contains:
- the LOC134039284 gene encoding histone H2A — translation MSGRGKTGGKARAKAKSRSSRAGLQFPVGRVHRLLRKGNYAERVGAGAPVYLAAVLEYLTAEILELAGNAARDNKKTRIIPRHLQLAVRNDEELNKLLGGVTIAQGGVLPNIQAVLLPKKTEKPAKSK, via the coding sequence ATGTCTGGAAGGGGTAAGACCGGTGGAAAGGCCCGAGCAAAGGCAAAGTCCCGTTCATCGCGCGCCGGTTTGCAGTTTCCCGTTGGACGTGTACACAGGTTATTGCGCAAAGGCAACTATGCGGAGCGCGTTGGTGCTGGAGCCCCTGTGTATTTGGCTGCTGTACTGGAATATCTGACAGCTGAGATCCTCGAGTTGGCAGGCAACGCAGCCAGGGACAACAAGAAGACGAGAATCATCCCCCGTCATCTCCAGCTGGCTGTCCGCAACGACGAGGAATTAAACAAGCTTTTAGGTGGTGTTACCATCGCTCAAGGTGGAGTGTTGCCTAATATTCAGGCCGTTCTTCTACCAAAGAAGACTGAAAAACCAGCTAAGAGCAAGTAA